One part of the Sciurus carolinensis chromosome 6, mSciCar1.2, whole genome shotgun sequence genome encodes these proteins:
- the LOC124987598 gene encoding protocadherin beta-6-like, translating to MVDLELGAEKDFPLWNPNQDTAMEMVKTKVQPKKRQVATFTVLMLLWGVGSESLHYSIMEETESGTFVANLTKDLGLREGELADRSAQVVFKGSRQHLQLDPQTHDLLLNEKLDREELCGSTEPCVLPFQVLLENPLQFFQATLRVRDINDHAPEFAARKMLLKISEITMPGKIFPLKMAQDLDVGSNGLQNYTISSNPHFHVLTSNRSDGRKFPELVLDKALDREEQPQFRLTLTALDGGSPPRSGTSEIQILVLDINDNIPEFAQELYEAHIFENHPTGSLVITVSATDLDAGSFGEVSYTLFQDDEINQVFEINAINGQIRLRKTLDFEEFQSYHVDIEATDGGGLTGKCSLIVQVLDVNDNAPELTMSSLNSPVAENLPGIIVAVFSVSDADSGRNQEVICSIDDNLPFLLRPSVENFYALVTDGALDRETQSEYNITITVTDLGTPRMETEHSITVLVSDVNDNAPAFSQTSYTLSVRENNSPALHIGGVSATDRDSGSNAQLTYSLLPPQDPHLPLASLVSINADNGQLFALRALDFEALQAFEFRVGATDRGSPALSSQALVRVVVLDDNDNSPFVLYPLQNASAPCTELVPRAAEPGYLVTKVVAVDGDSGQNAWLSFQLLKATEPGLFGVWAHNGEVRTARLLSERDAARHRLVVLVKDNGEPPLSASVTLHVLLVDGFSQPYLPLPEVAPERAQADSLTVYLVIALASVSSLFLFSVLVFVAVRLCRRRRAAPLGVCSVPEGHFPSHLVDVSGTGTLSQSYQYEVCLAGDSGSGEFKFLKPVIPNFPL from the coding sequence ATGGTGGATCTGGAATTGGGAGCTGAAAAGGACTTTCCCCTCTGGAATCCGAATCAAGACACAGCAATGGAGATGGTGAAAACAAAAGTACAGCCCAAGAAAAGGCAAGTGGCTACCTTCACTGTACTTATGCTTTTGTGGGGGGTGGGTTCAGAATCGCTTCACTATTCCATAATGGAGGAGACAGAAAGTGGCACGTTTGTGGCTAACTTGACAAAGGACCTGGGACTTAGGGAGGGAGAGCTGGCTGATCGGAGCGCCCAGGTTGTTTTCAAAGGAAGCAGGCAACATTTGCAGCTTGACCCACAGACCCATGATTTGCTGCTAAATGAAAAACTGGACCgggaggagctgtgtggctcCACTGAGCCATGTGTGCTACCTTTTCAGGTGTTACTGGAAAATCCCTTGCAGTTTTTTCAGGCTACCTTGCGAGTCAGAGATATAAATGACCATGCCCCAGAGTTTGCAGCCAGAAAAATGCTtctgaaaatatcagaaattacTATGCCAGGAAAgatatttcctttgaaaatggCACAGGATTTAGACGTTGGCAGCAATGGCCTTCAGAACTACACCATCAGCTCCAACCCTCACTTCCACGTCCTTACCAGCAATAGAAGCGATGGCAGAAAGTTCCCAGAGCTAGTGCTGGACAAAGCTTTGGATCGAGAGGAGCAGCCCCAATTCAGACTAACTCTTACCGCCCTGGATGGCGGGTCTCCGCCCCGATCAGGAACTTCAGAGATTCAAATCCTGGTTTTGGACATCAATGACAATATCCCTGAGTTTGCCCAAGAGCTCTATGAGGCACACATCTTTGAGAACCACCCCACTGGCTCACTGGTTATTACCGTCTCAGCTACAGATTTAGATGCAGGATCATTTGGGGAGGTATCTTACACCTTATTTCAAGACGATGAGATTAACCAAGTCTTCGAAATAAACGCAATAAACGGACAAATTCGACTGAGAAAGACTTTGGATTTTGAGGAATTTCAGTCTTATCATGTGGATATTGAGGCCACAGATGGTGGGGGCCTAACAGGAAAATGCTCTTTAATCGTTCAGGTCCTGGACGTGAATGACAATGCTCCTGAATTGACTATGTCCTCACTTAACAGCCCTGTAGCTGAAAACTTGCCAGGAATAATAGTGGCAGTTTTTAGTGTTTCAGATGCAGATTCTGGACGTAACCAAGAAGTTATTTGTTCCATAGATGACAATCTCCCCTTTCTTCTAAGACCTTCAGTGGAGAATTTCTATGCTCTGGTAACAGATGGAGCTCTGGACAGAGAAACCCAATCTGAGTACAACATCACCATCACGGTCACCGACTTGGGGACACCCAGGATGGAAACCGAGCACAGCATAACCGTCCTGGTCTCCGACGTCAACGACAACGCCCCTGCCTTCTCGCAGACGTCCTACACGCTGTCGGTGCGCGAGAACAACAGCCCCGCCCTGCACATAGGCGGCGTCAGCGCCACAGACAGAGACTCAGGCAGCAACGCCCAGCTGACCTACTCGCTGCTGCCGCCCCAGGACCCGCACCTGCCCCTCGCCTCGCTGGTCTCCATCAACGCGGACAACGGGCAGCTGTTCGCGCTGAGGGCGCTGGACTTCGAGGCCCTGCAGGCGTTCGAGTTCCGCGTGGGCGCCACAGACCGAGGCTCGCCCGCGCTGAGCAGCCAGGCGCTGGTGCGCGTCGTGGTGCTGGACGACAATGACAACTCGCCCTTCGTGCTCTACCCGCTGCAGAACGCCTCTGCGCCCTGCACCGAGCTGGTGCCCAGGGCGGCAGAGCCGGGCTACCTGGTCACCAAGGTGGTGGCGGTGGACGGAGACTCGGGCCAGAACGCCTGGCTGTCGTTCCAGCTGCTCAAGGCCACGGAGCCCGGGCTGTTTGGCGTGTGGGCGCACAATGGCGAGGTGCGCACCGCCAGGCTGCTGAGCGAGCGCGACGCGGCCAGGCACAGGCTGGTGGTGCTGGTCAAGGACAATGGCGAGCCGCCGCTGTCTGCCAGCGTCACGCTGCACGTGCTGCTGGTGGATGGCTTCTCGCAGCCCTACCTGCCGCTGCCGGAAGTGGCGCCCGAGCGCGCGCAGGCCGACTCGCTGACAGTCTACTTGGTCATCGCCCTGGCCTCGGTGTCGTCGCTCTTCCTCTTTTCGGTGCTGGTGTTTGTGGCGGTGAGGCTGTGCAGGCGGCGCAGGGCGGCGCCGCTGGGTGTGTGCTCTGTGCCTGAGGGCCACTTTCCTAGCCACCTGGTGGATGTCAGTGGCACTGGGACCCTGTCCCAGAGCTACCAGTATGAGGTGTGTCTGGCGGGAGACTCTGGGTCTGGTGAGTTCAAATTCCTGAAGCCTGTTATCCCCAACTTCCCTCTTTAG
- the LOC124987601 gene encoding protocadherin beta-17-like: MESPLPKATQKRQVTILTLLFLLWEVGSVTIKYSILEETDSGSFVSNLKNDLGLGTGELAKRGARILSKGNKQHLQLEQKSGNLLLKEKLDREELCGNTDPCILHFQVLLKNPVQFIQGELQLQDVNDHAPEFLGKEILLKISESSHLGTLFPLEIAQDLDVGSNTVQNYLISSNSHFHLLTRNHSDGRKYPELVLEKALDREEQSEFRLTLTALDGGSPPRTGTCQVLILVLDINDNTPEFTQGLYQVQVPENSPVGSLVITVTARDLDAGIYGQLSYSFFQSPNQVIQAFEINKASGEIRLKKLLDFEEIDTYHMEIEASDGGGLSGKCTVVIKVMDVNDNAPELTMSLLISDIPENSPETVVAIFGISDPDSQDNGKMMCSIQDHLPFLLKPSVENFYTLVTEGALDRETRSEYNITITVTDLGTPRLKTEHSITVLVSDVNDNAPAFSQTSYTLSVRENNQPALHIGSVIATDRDSGSNAQLTYSLLPPQDPHLPLASLVSINADNGQLFALRALDFEALQAFEFRVGATDHGSPALSSQALVRVVVLDDNDNSPFVLYPLQNASAPCTELVPRAAEPGYLVTKVVAVDGDSGQNAWLSFQLLKATEPGLFGVWAHNGEVRTARLLSERDAARHRLVVLVKDNGEPPLSASVTLHVLLVDGFSQPYLPLPEVAPERAQADSLTVYLVIALASVSSLFLFSVLVFVAVRLCRRCRAAPLAVCSVPEGHFPGHLVDVSGTGTLSQNYRYEVYLAGSSKTSELQILKPMPPNLLDEGADKNMEENRNIRNHFGFN; this comes from the coding sequence ATGGAGTCTCCGCTCCCCAAAGCAACGCAGAAAAGGCAAGTGACCATCCTTACTTTATTATTTCTACTGTGGGAGGTGGGCAGTGTAACCATTAAGTATTCCATTCTAGAAGAAACAGACAGCGGTTCTTTTGTGTCCAACCTAAAAAATGATCTAGGGCTGGGCACAGGGGAGCTGGCCAAGAGGGGCGCCCGGATTCTTTCCAAAGGGAACAAACAGCACTTGCAGCTTGAACAAAAGAGTGGTAATTTGCtcctaaaagaaaaattggacCGAGAGGAGTTGTGTGGGAACACAGACCCATGTATACTGCATTTCCAGGTGTTACTGAAAAACCCGGTGCAGTTTATTCAAGGTGAACTACAGCTCCAAGATGTAAATGACCATGCCCCAGAATTCTTGGGAAAGGAAATCCTTCTTAAAATCTCGGAAAGCAGCCATCTGGGAACTCTGTTTCCTTTGGAAATAGCTCAAGATTTGGATGTGGGTAGCAACACAGTTCAGAACTACCTAATTAGCAGCAACTCCCATTTCCACCTTCTCACTCGCAATCACAGCGACGGCAGGAAATATCCTGAGCTGGTGCTGGAAAAAGCCCTGGACCGAGAGGAGCAATCCGAGTTCAGGTTAACCCTTACAGCTCTGGATGGCGGGTCACCGCCCAGAACTGGGACTTGCCAGGTTCTCATCCTCGTTCTGGACATCAACGACAACACTCCAGAATTTACTCAAGGACTCTACCAGGTGCAGGTCCCAGAGAACAGCCCTGTAGGGTCCCTTGTAATCACCGTCACCGCTAGAGATTTAGATGCTGGGATCTATGGGCAGCTCTCCTACTCATTTTTCCAATCCCCAAATCAAGTCATTCAGGCCTTCGAAATAAATAAAGCCTCAGGAGAAATCAGATTGAAAAAACTGTTGGATTTTGAAGAAATTGATACTTACCACATGGAAATTGAGGCCTCAGATGGCGGGGGTCTTTCAGGAAAATGCACTGTAGTCATAAAAGTGATGGATGTAAATGACAATGCACCTGAGCTGACTATGTCATTACTGATCAGTGATATCCCAGAAAACTCCCCAGAAACTGTAGTCGCTATTTTCGGAATTTCAGATCCAGACTCTCAAGATAATGGGAAAATGATGTGTTCCATTCAAGACCATCTCCCCTTTCTTCTGAAACCCTCAGTAGAAAATTTCTACACTTTGGTCACAGAAGGAGCCCTAGACAGAGAAACCCGATCTGAGTACAACATCACCATCACGGTCACCGACTTGGGGACACCAAGGCTGAAAACCGAGCACAGCATAACCGTCCTGGTCTCCGACGTCAACGACAACGCCCCTGCCTTCTCGCAGACGTCCTACACCCTGTCGGTGCGTGAGAACAACCAGCCTGCCCTGCACATAGGCAGCGTCATCGCCACAGACAGAGACTCAGGCAGCAACGCCCAGCTGACCTACTCGCTGCTGCCGCCCCAGGACCCGCACCTGCCCCTCGCCTCGCTGGTCTCCATCAACGCGGACAACGGGCAGCTGTTCGCGCTGAGGGCGCTGGACTTCGAGGCCCTGCAGGCGTTCGAGTTCCGCGTGGGCGCCACAGACCACGGCTCGCCGGCTCTGAGCAGCCAGGCGCTGGTGCGCGTCGTGGTGCTGGACGACAACGACAACTCGCCCTTCGTGCTCTACCCGCTGCAGAACGCCTCTGCGCCCTGCACCGAGCTGGTGCCCAGGGCGGCAGAACCGGGCTACCTGGTCACCAAGGTGGTGGCGGTGGACGGAGACTCGGGCCAGAACGCCTGGCTGTCGTTCCAGCTGCTCAAGGCCACGGAGCCCGGGCTGTTTGGCGTGTGGGCGCACAATGGCGAGGTGCGCACCGCCAGGCTGCTGAGCGAGCGCGACGCGGCCAGGCACAGGCTGGTGGTGCTGGTCAAGGACAATGGCGAGCCGCCGCTGTCTGCCAGCGTCACGCTGCACGTGCTGCTGGTGGATGGCTTCTCGCAGCCCTACCTGCCGCTGCCGGAAGTGGCGCCCGAGCGCGCGCAGGCCGACTCGCTGACAGTCTACTTGGTCATCGCCTTGGCCTCGGTGTCGTCACTCTTCCTCTTTTCCGTGCTGGTGTTTGTGGCGGTGAGGCTGTGCAGGAGGTGCAGGGCGGCGCcgctggctgtgtgctctgtgcctgAGGGCCACTTTCCTGGCCACCTGGTAGATGTCAGTGGCACTGGGACCCTCTCTCAGAATTATCGGTACGAAGTTTACCTGGCGGGAAGCTCTAAGACTAGTGAGTTACAAATTCTTAAACCAATGCCCCCCAACTTATTGGATGAAGGTGCTGATAAGAATATGGAAGAGAACCGCAACATTAGGAATCATTTTGGGTTCAATTAG